A stretch of the Uranotaenia lowii strain MFRU-FL chromosome 3, ASM2978415v1, whole genome shotgun sequence genome encodes the following:
- the LOC129757237 gene encoding uncharacterized protein LOC129757237, whose amino-acid sequence MDHALWKLTLLLAIMSSAYAGFDPSIVHYLRTRQISDRDLLRSYPNGAFDDRNPHTDPYNQQYKDYVNELIRFDDWATGHSHVRGPQDVLPDDEFNDPHPQVDPNNQQYKNYVNELIRFDDWATGHGHVRGPQDVLPDDEFNDPKPVIPPNQAYNDYVKELTRFDAWVTGQKVPIPADPLTDAQHQDIGTSDEDDTSKLNVHPSQASLPEDEVVPFTDKPGPQPASSKIQQTVVPFNDQSPSHSPNQAYKDYVNELTRFDGYVTGDYVHIPADTKTDALHQVFRRSTISPDEHFGESISDSTPANPANNPDYNSFVGELKRFDPWVTGHKVDIPHDPATDALHQITRRSLGSRR is encoded by the exons ATGGATCATGCGCTGTGGAAA ttgaCTTTGCTGCTAGCGATTATGTCTTCAGCATATGCAGGTTTCGATCCAAGCATTGTTCACTACCTCAGAACGCGGCAGATAAGCGATCGGGATCTTCTGAGAAGTTATCCGAATGGCGCATTCGACGATAGGAATCCACATACTGATCCATATAATCAACAATATAAAGACTATGTAAATGAGCTCATTCGATTCGATGATTGGGCCACGGGTCACTCACATGTGAGGGGGCCTCAGGATGTTCTACCGGATGATGAGTTCAATGATCCTCACCCTCAGGTAGATCCCAATAATCAGCAGTACAAGAATTACGTCAATGAATTGATTCGATTCGACGATTGGGCAACTGGACATGGGCATGTTAGAGGACCTCAGGATGTGTTACCGGATGATGAGTTCAACGATCCCAAGCCTGTGATTCCCCCAAACCAAGCTTATAACGACTATGTAAAAGAGCTAACACGATTCGATGCTTGGGTAACCGGTCAGAAGGTCCCAATACCAGCTGATCCTTTGACTGATGCCCAACATCAGGACATAGGAACTTCGGACGAAGACGATACCAGCAAATTGAATGTGCATCCTTCTCAGGCTTCACTGCCGGAAGATGAAGTTGTGCCATTTACCGATAAACCCGGTCCTCAGCCTGCCAGTAGCAAAATCCAGCAAACAGTGGTACCTTTCAATGATCAATCGCCATCACACTCTCCTAACCAAGCCTATAAGGATTATGTCAATGAGCTAACCAGGTTTGATGGTTACGTAACGGGAGATTACGTGCACATCCCAGCAGATACGAAGACTGACGCCCTACATCAGGTTTTCCGCCGCTCTACAATCAGCCCCGATGAACATTTTGGGGAGTCCATCAGCGACAGTACGCCCGCTAATCCGGCCAACAACCCAGATTACAACAGTTTCGTCGGAGAACTCAAGCGCTTCGACCCTTGGGTAACCGGTCACAAAGTGGACATCCCACACGATCCGGCCACCGATGCTCTGCACCAAATAACCCGGAGATCCCTCG gcagcaGACGTTGA